The Bubalus bubalis isolate 160015118507 breed Murrah chromosome 2, NDDB_SH_1, whole genome shotgun sequence genome includes the window AGCGTGTCTGCCTGCCGGCTGCGCTGTGAAAAGGAGGCCGTGCTTCAGCGCTGCCACTGCCGGATGGTGCACATGCCAGGtgggcaccccacccccaccagccctgcGTGCCACCTTGCCAGGCTCCAGAACCTCTGAGGGCAGAACACTGCTCATGTGCATGGGGGCAGGTACATGTGTAtgacacatgtgtgcatgtgtctacCCACGTGAGGGTGCCTGGTATGTGTTTGGGATTTTGTGCATGTTTTCACATACGCATATGTATCTCTGCATACATGTACTTGTGTAATCTGTACTTGTGTATGTGGGTTGTGTGCACGTGCTTCATCACGTGCATGTAAATGCATGTGCATAGTTGTGTCCATGGAAGCGTGCGTGGCTTGCATGCGTATATGCACGCATACATCTCCATGCTTCTATGTACAAACACGTACACATTcgtgcatgcacatacatgtgCAAACACCCACATGTGTGCACATGAACATGTGTGCCCATATTTGGGAATGTGCGCTGTGGAGAGTGGATGGAACCATAGACTCCAGGAATAATCTTCTCTCCTTTCAGGCAATGAGACCATCTGCCCGCCAAATATCTACATCGAGTGTGCCGACCACACACTGGGTCCGTGCTGCCTTCTCGCCCTGCCTCTCCGCCCCACTCCTCTTCATCTCTCTGTCCACCTTTCTCCTCACTgccttggctcctcccctcccagTCTCTTCCTGGGGGTTTTCCTGGGGGCTGAGCCTTATCCCATACCTCCAGGGGTCTGAGGACCTTTGCAGGTGTGGTACTTGGGTAAGTGGAAGCAGCGGGCTGGGAGGTTGCTGAGAACCGGAACTGAGAATGAGGGGCGGGGCTTCTCATCTTGGTCCAGCAAATGAACTTGCCTCTCTGGGAAGGGGAAATGACTTTTCCCTTGGTGTGAGGAAAGGTGCATTGCTGGCTATCAGTGTGGGTAAGGCAACCCCTTCTGTCCATAGATCTCACCTGATCcacacttcattcattcattcatttattcattctacagATGTTTACAGCCTGCGCTGGTGCCAGAGGTAAGAATGGGAATAAGAGCCCTGCTCTGTGGTGCTTACTACCCAGCAGGGGTGCGGACGGGCATCACAATGCAGCGTGTTAGTCCTTGGGTAGGGGAACCTCAGCGATTCTGTGGGGCCCCAGCAAAGGCAGGCAGCCCCACCTGGGCAGGAAGGGAGGATTTCCAGAGGAAGTGACTTATGAGCTGAGGCTTGAAGGATGTAGAGGAGTCAGGCTGGTGAAGAGGGGGACCCTTCTAGGCAGTGGGAGCGGCTCTTGCTAAGACTTGTAGCCAGAGAGGGCACACGTGAGTCTGGGGCCTTGAAAGGTCAGTGTGCGCAGAGGAGGCTCTGGGAAGCCAACAGCGGCTTAAGGCCAGGCAAGAATGCCTTCTGCTTTTACAAAGGGGACTCTGATGAGATGCAAGGATGGAAaggtgaggaggaagagaggaggtaGACTAGACTCAGAGTGACTGGTCAGGAGCACACTGAGGAATCCAGATGCTGGCCACAGGGGTGGGCTTAAGATCTGGGGGCAGAGTCACACCTTCTCTGTCCTACAACTTCATCTGTCAGAGGGGTGACTGAAGAGTGTTTCATGAAGAAACAGATGTGAATGGGGATAAGGGGACCACAGGAGGGGTGAGACTCCACAGAACTAGGGGCACCCAGAGAGGGACCTGTGACTGTCCGAGATGGAcaggagctgggagctggggccACGAGAGGAGAGATGCAAAGAGGGCGGGGAGTCTAGGTGACGCATTTGGCAGAGGTCAGCTTCCTGGGACAGAGCAAGTTGGGGAGAGTGGATCTGAAGGGGCGAACAGAGAAAACCCAGCACACTGAGCACAGGATCTTGCCCACTGTCTGTCCGTTCAGTCATCTACTCATTCATCTTTCCACTTACCCATAGGCATATGTAAAAACATGCATTAATTCCATTCATCCCAGCATCCTCTCCAAGCCCCTCGTGTGTCTGTGGCCTCACATGATTGATCAGCTCTGGTTGGTGGGCTGAGCCCTCCCTCTAAGCCACGGGGACCTCTCCGCCCCAGGGGGCTGGGCAGCAGAGGGAGAAGGAATGTGCTGGGGGTTCTGCGTCTGCCCACTTTCTTGGATGGTCTGAAACTGGACCCGGAAGCCGGTCTCCTCCAGGTGGTGCCAGAGCTGGTCAGAACCGGCCCTCAGTGTGGGCGTGCCTGCCTCAGGACCGCCCCCGAGGCTTCCTTCCAACAGCTGGAGGGCCTCTGGGGATCCTGCCCTCCCCCACTGCACTTGGTGCCTCTGTGTTGCAGACTCCCTGGGTGGGGGCTCCGGAGGCCCGTGTTTCTGTCCTACCCCCTGCAACCTGACCCGCTACGGGAAAGAGATCTCCATGGTCAGGATCCCCAACAGGGGCTCGGCCCGGTACCTGGCAAGAAAATACAATCGTAATGAGACCTACATacggtatgtgtgtgtgtgtgtgtgtgtgtgtgtgtgtaatggagaCCACCCTCAATAGGTCTAGTGTATGATGGAGGCTAGGAATGGATTGCAGCTTTGTTAATAATGAGCATTCTGCCAGGAATACCTTTCAGGATCTTGATCTGTTTTTTTTCTAACTAACCCCTGCCCACCCCAAGTCACATCCATTGTCTCTGCCTCCAGGGATGCCCTTCAGAGACAGCCCAAATGCCTTTCATCTGAGCTCCCACAGCATGCTCCCATATCTCTATCGTTGCATTAACCTGCTGTTTTAGAACCCTCTGTTTGCGTGTCTTTCTGCCCCAGCAACCTGGGAACTGTTCAGtgcatgtccagttctgtgcagagggagagggactggaagggatgggggaggagCCGGGTGGCCCACAGGTGGCCCCACTGAGCCCTGGATCTGGTACCCTGCAGCCAATCTACAAATGCTGAGCATCCTCTGAGTGCCAGGCCCAGCACTGGGCCCTGTGGGGATAGAGATGATTATAACTCATGCCACAGTTTGTGGATGAGGCCTTGTTTGAAAGTGTTCTTAGGCCCCCAGGAGAGACGACTGCGGGTGGGGTAAGGGGAGCAGGGGAGGCATGAGCTGGGCCTCTGTGGTTTGGGTCCatgagaagaggagggaggggggaatcCCAGTTAGAGATGTGTGGGATGCTGCAGAGACCCGCCTGAGAGTCAGGAAGGCTATGTGGAGAGAAGCAGATAAGAGTGCAGTTTGGACAAGAACGTACAGTGCGGTGGATCATGGGCAGTCTTGAAAGTCTGGAAGAGGAATTATGGAGTGGACTGCAGGGTAATAGGGAGCCACTGAAGGTTCTATGGGGCTTTTAAGGTGGCattaggggtaaagaacctgcctgccaatgcaggagacacaagagactcaggtttgatccctgggtcaggaagattcccctggaggaggccacggcaaccattctagtattcttgcctggagaatcccttggacagaggagcctggcaggctatagtccatagagttgcaaagagtcagacatgactgaagcgacttagcatgcatgcacgcccACACACACGAAGGTTCTACAGAGGTACGGGGATGAGGCAAAGTGAATGCTATTTGCTGCTTTAGAGAAGGCGGGAGGGAAGGCAGGCcttggagttttgttttgttctcccAGGCCTTTTGCTAGCCTTCAGAACATGAAGCTAACAGGAATCTGGGCCTGCTTCTCCTCACAGCCTTTGGGAGCCTGGGGGTGATCACCAGCTTCTCCATGCAGGGGCCTCAGATCTGGGTCTGCTGGGTCTGGGGTGTCCCACCAGCTGTCTCCTTGAGACGATGGCCTCTCAGGGATACCATGCTTCCTGTCTCTGCAGAGAGAACTTCCTGGTTCTTGATGTCTTTTTTGAAGCCCTGACCTCTGAGGCCATGGAGCAGCGAGCAGCCTACGGCCTGTCAGCCCTGCTGGGTGAGCCTGGCCCCGATTGCACAGGGATGGAgcagcccagcctcctccctctgaCCCTGCTCTCGCGCTTCCCAGGAGACCTCGGGGGACAGATGGGACTGTTCATCGGGGCCAGCATCCTCACGTTGCTGGAGATCCTCGACTACATCTATGAGGCAAGGGATAGGGGCCTGGTGGgtaggaggaggggctggggggaaAGCAGAGAGGCCCGGCAGGCTTTCTGGTAGACCTGGACTGGCAGGAAGTCAAGCTCAGAGTTCTTTACtagccctccctcctcccttgacTGGCCAGAAGGTCTGAGGGCAAGGAGGGGCAAAGAgaagggggatgggggaggagggctggggtgtCCCCGTGAGGGTTTGCTGGGGCAGCAAGTCCTATGTGGTGGGGCTGGTGAGGCCCGTCCTTCTCCTCTAGCAAGTTTCCTGAGTCCACTGCTGtccccccaccctgaaccccaAGGTGTCCTGGGACCGACTGAAGCGGGCGTGGCGTCGCCCCAAGACCCCCCTCCGGACCTCTACTGGGGGCATCTCCACTTTGGGGCTTCAGGAGCTGAAGGAGCAGGTGAGGATGAGTATGCAGCCAGCACTCTCTCCCAGGACTGAATCCCCTGATAACCTCTGAACTAGCCCTCCAGGGTGGGGTTCCTGGAGCCTCTGCCCCCCACGGACAAGGGAAGGCTGGCTGTGAGAGGCCTGGGGCCTTCACTCAATCTCTCCCTGTCCCCCTCCCTCTTCACCTTGCAGAGTCCCTGCCCAAGCCGGGGCCGTGCTGAAGGCGGGGGTGCCAGCAGCCTGCtccccaaccaccaccacccccatggCCCCCCAGGAAGCCTCTTTGAAGACTTCGCTTGCTAGGATGGTGCTGTGTCCCAAAGGACCCAGGAGTCTGGGACTCCTCCCTGGATCCCCACTGTAGACTCTGGCTCCCGGGACAGGAGGCCAGGGGAGCGGGGTACCCAAGGCTGAGGGAGCAAGGGCGGTGCCCACTGGAAGGGTGGGGACTCTCACTCACCCTGGCGCCAGCTGCTTTGCACAAGGCTTCCTCTTGTGCAcaccctcctcccccaggctGGTGACCAGGGAGAACTTGAGACTAGGACGTGGGCCCCTGTGGAGGAGAGAAGGGCTGcaagaggaaagagggaggaggagaaaggggcccaCCCTAGCAGGAGTGGAACCCTctgtacatttgtatatattcagGGAGGACAGGGTGGGGATAGGGTACCGATGTAGAAAGCGGGTGGGGTGATGGTGATAGGGGTGGGTAGTTTAGGGACAGCCAGGGTCCTAGCCCTGAAGTGTCAGCAGGAGAGGGCAAGCCCCTCAGGACCCAGGACAGCTGGGCTGGTCCTGCTTCCTGCCCCGCTCCAGACCCAGCTCCTCTTTTGGCAGGAGAGTGGGTGATCCAGCCGGCCTGGCCCAGCTCCCAGTTTCCCTTGCCCCAACTCCACTCCCCAAAGCCTGTGCCACAGGGAGCAGCAGCTCTTCCAGACCTTGGCTGAGCTTGGGGGTGGGAAAGGGGGCTTCCTCAGGCCTCTCTGCTTCCGATCTGGTTTTATAAAGTGCTGACAAAATTGGGAATAAAGAGGTATTAAGAattctctgtgtgtatatgtgactAAGCTGGGAGCTGGGGCGTGGCAGGGCACACGCATGACTCGGTCTCTTGGAAGAGGAAATCCTGGCCCCAGCCAGCACCAGGGAGCCTCCATCCTcagtcctccctgcccccacacccaTCTTTCAAAGACTCAAGCACCACTAGTCCACACTCAGCCAGTTTATTAAAGTCAGGGAGCTTCCTCAGGAATGCAGAGGGGAGAAGATGGGAGATGCCCCACCCTCCTCTCTCAGCTACCCTTCTCCAACAACTCATCTGCAGCCCAGGCCCCCTGGGCTGACCCTAGGAGGTGGGGCTGGCGTCAGGCAGACTGTACTGCATAAATACTCGGAGGCCACAGCCTGAATCAGCAGCGTCAAGGGGCCAGGGAAACGAGATTTGGGGCAGAAAGAGGTGGCTCCAAGGGTACCTCTTCCCAGGCTTGCTCTGAGCCCGAGGGCGACCCCAAGCCAGAGAGAGGGGGCCCTGGGGTCTGGGGCTGCGGCCAGCCCTATCCTGCGAGTCTGGCAGGTAGCTCCGGGTGGCTGGGGGAGGAGCGGGGCGGGGCGCCGCCTTGCCCGGTTCCGGGGGCGCAGGGAGGTGTCAGGTGCTGTTGCCCTGCTCCTGCTCAAAGAGCAGCATGGCCAGCTGCGTGCGGGAGCCGAGGCTCTCGAGCGCGCTCTGGCGGCAGCGGTGGTATAGGTCTTCGCTGAGCCGCGCGCTGCACGTCTGTGCCCGATAGCGCTGCAGCAACGCCGGCTCCACCGCCCGTAGCACATGCAGGGTGGAGAAACGCAGGAACAGCTCGTACACATCCAGGCTCtccatcagctcctcctcctggtCCGAGGACGCTGCCAGCCGTGCTCGGGCCGCCACGTAGTCAGAGTTGTAGAAGCAGGTCTCGGTGGCCGCCTGGCGATCGAAACGGCCTGTGTCGCGGCCCAGTTCGGGGGGTCCcgggccctggggtggggccaCGGCCGGGTGGAAGGCCTGGAAGTGCATGGGAAAGAAGGCCTGCCAGCCAGAGATGGCATGCATGCGGCAGCGGTTCAGGAAGTCAGGCGTGAGCACCGTGTCTGGCCCGGCCAGCAGGAACAGCGTGTCCAGCGGGTGCTTCTTGGAGAGGAGATCCATGAGGCGCAGTGGTGAGGGTGCAGCTGTCTGCACGCTGAGCCAGGGCACCCGGGCACCGGGGAAACGCCGCTCCAGCTCTGCCACATGGGCCTTGACGGGGGCAAAGACATCGGCGTGGGCCGCCCGCTGGGCCTGTCGGGGCTCATACAGTAGCAGTAGGGTCAGGGCTGCGGCAGCATCGCCAGGCTCCAGCGCCGCCGTGGCGAAGGCCTCCAGGAAGGCAGGGGCCAGGTCACGCTCGGCTGCGGCCAGTGGGAGTAACACAGTGAGACGCGACGCCTCGGTGACGTAGGGCACGGGCAAGATCTCCACGCGACTCAGTGGCCGTAGCAGCTGCACCCGGCGGGTGAGGGGCCGGCGGCCCCCCTGGGGGGTCAGTGCCTCCAGCTGCAAGTCCAGCGTGTACTCCATCCCCCGGGCAGGATCGAAGCGCCGGTAGCCATTAACCAGTTGCTGTTTCTGGAGCCGCAGGGCTGGGTGGTATCGGCGGTTGAGCTCCTCCAGGGCTGCCCCCAGAACGTCTGCCACATCAGCCCGGTCAGCCCCACGCAGCGGGCAGCGCGGGGAGCCATCAGCGCAGGAGAAAGCATGTTGCTCTGTGAAATAGTCCCAGCGCAGCACCTCAAAGCGGGAGGCGGGGCGAGATGGTGCTGGAATGCCCACTGGCCAGGCGGCTGCCCGCTCCCCATCCGCTGCCAGGCGGCTGGTGTTCTGGATCTCCCACTGGGTTGGAGAAAGAGGCCATGAGCCAGGCGCGGACCACCGGGGCCAGCACGCAGCCAGGAGGCTGGGCAGGCAGCACGTGGCACTCAGCACAGGTCCCCAGTCCCTTGCCAAACTCGGCCCACTCAATGCTCCTACCTGTCCTTTACCCAGGTGGGAGGCAGCCTAAGAATTAAATTGGAAAGGCTCCTCAGAAAAGGTAGAAGCAGACAGGTACCAGAAAGCAGGGATGCTCTGATTCTtgtgctaattttttttattttcctgggatcTCTGAGACCTCTTAGGAAACCTCACTCTCCACTCTTCACCCCCTACCCCCTATCCTCTACCTCCTACCCTCCACACCCACCTACTCCTAACTCCTCACCCCCCAAACTCcctacccctcacccccagcccagaCCATACCTGTAACTCCTGGATCTCCTGGTATGTGCGTTCCAGTTCAGCTCGAGCAAAAGCCTTGTGCAGCTGGTACATGTGCACAGGGTCATGGACAGGGTGAGCAGTCAGGGCACTACGGAAACGAGGGTCCCCCTCCTGCACGGGCTCCCCAGGGCTCAGCTCCAGGTAGCTATAGTGGACCccctggggagaggaagggaagtggGAAATATGAAGGGACAgtgccctcccccccccccccccaatattGTGTGTCTCATCTCTCCATCCTATGACCTGTTGTGGACTTGGGGTCAGAATTCTGTGGGTGTCGGCCTACCTTGACCAGTTGGGagcttgtgtgaccttgggtaagccTCTGCCagctcatctgtgaaacaggcaTGTGTCCTATCTCAGAGCTGTCCAGGGgctcaaataaaataataatggccAATAccaaacacctactatgtgcaagcCTCCCTTATTTTTTCTAATCCTTATAACAAGCCTGAGAAATAATTATTTCCATTGGTATGGATGAGGATGCTCAGGACATTcagtaacttacccaaggtcacagggaTAGAAAATGACAAAACAGCATAGAAACCCAGGCTTATATCTCCAACCACCCCCT containing:
- the CHPF gene encoding chondroitin sulfate synthase 2 — protein: MRASLLLSVLRPAGPVAVGISLGFTLSLLSVTWVEEPCGPGPPQPGDSELPPRGNTNAARRPNSVQPGAERERPGAGAGAGENWEPRVLPYHPAQPGQAAKKAVRTRYISTELGIRQKLLVAVLTSQATLPTLGVAVNRTLGHRLERVVFLTGSRGRRAPPGMAVVTLGEERPIGHLHLALRHLLEQHGDDFDWFFLVPDATYTEAHGLARLVGRLSLAAAAHLYLGRPQDFIGGEPAPGRYCHGGFGVLLSRTLLQQLRPHLEACRNDIVSARPDEWLGRCILDATGVGCTGDHEGVHYSYLELSPGEPVQEGDPRFRSALTAHPVHDPVHMYQLHKAFARAELERTYQEIQELQWEIQNTSRLAADGERAAAWPVGIPAPSRPASRFEVLRWDYFTEQHAFSCADGSPRCPLRGADRADVADVLGAALEELNRRYHPALRLQKQQLVNGYRRFDPARGMEYTLDLQLEALTPQGGRRPLTRRVQLLRPLSRVEILPVPYVTEASRLTVLLPLAAAERDLAPAFLEAFATAALEPGDAAAALTLLLLYEPRQAQRAAHADVFAPVKAHVAELERRFPGARVPWLSVQTAAPSPLRLMDLLSKKHPLDTLFLLAGPDTVLTPDFLNRCRMHAISGWQAFFPMHFQAFHPAVAPPQGPGPPELGRDTGRFDRQAATETCFYNSDYVAARARLAASSDQEEELMESLDVYELFLRFSTLHVLRAVEPALLQRYRAQTCSARLSEDLYHRCRQSALESLGSRTQLAMLLFEQEQGNST